From Bacteroidota bacterium:
CATGGACACAAAAAGCAAACTTTGGAGGAACGGCAAGACATGACGCAGTCGGTTTTTCCATCGGAACAAAAGGATACATCGGAACAGGGGAAGACATGGATTCCCTGCGTTCTGATTTCTGGGAATACGATCCCTCAATGGATATGTGGACGCAAAAAGCCGACTTTGGCGGAGGTAAAAGAACCTCTGCCGTTGGCTTTTCTATCGGCAACAAAGGATATATAGGTACAGGAATGGATATGATGATGAACAACAAAAAGGATTTTTGGGAATATGACCCATCCATGAATATGTGGACGCAGAAAGCCAACTTTGGCAGTACGGCAAGAAGTATGGCTGTCGGCTTTTCTATCGGAACAAAAGGATATATCGGAACAGGAATGGATTCCACCGGTAACAAACGGGATTTCTGGGAATATGATCCCTCTATGGATATGTGGTCACAGAAACCTGACTTTGGCGGTACGGCAAGAATGTGTGCTGTTGGCTTTTCCATCGGTGCTAATGGATATATAGGGACAGGAGAAGATAATGATTCACTGCGTTCTGATTTCTGGCAATACAATCTCTCAATGAATATGTGGATGCAGAAAGCAAACTATTGTTGCGTAGCACGTGGCGATGCAAAGGGCTTTTCCATCGGCAATTTCGGATATATCGGTACAGGAGGATGTATGGATTCTCTGTGTTCCGATTTTTGTGAGTACGACCCCTCTACAAATATGTGGATGAAGAAGGGATATTTTTGCGGAGGTAAAAGGGCGAATGCTGTCGGCTTTTCTATTGGTAATTTTGGATATATCGGAGCGGGATCAGATACCATTGCACCCTATCAGGATTTCTGGAAATACGACCCTGCTGGTGTTGGCGTTAATGAGTTAAGTAATCCATTAAACATTTTTGTTTTCCCTAATCCATCAGCAGGAAAATTCATTCTTGATTCTGAAATCTCCAAAGGAGAAGTTTTCATTTATACTATCTCGGGAGAAAAAATCCTTTCTCAAAGAATTAAAAATGAAAAATCCGAAATTGATTTAAGCAAACAACCTGACGGAATTTATTTTCTAAACATCAAAACAGAAAAAGAATCATTCACACAAAAACTAATCATCAACAAATAATTTACATTAACCAATTGCGATTATTGGTGCGGGGCGGGTATAATAATGCCCGCTCCATTTTAAAAGCCAAAGTATAACTGTAAATAACAAAAACAAATGAAAAGAATCATTTTGGGGATTTTACTCTTTGGCATAATACACAATGCCAAAACATGCGCTTTTCATTTTGTTCCATTTGGAGCGGATTGGGATCATTCTTATCTTTTAAATACTTATCCATTTTTACAAGACGGAAGAAATATTGGTATCATTAATTATCAAAGAATATTTCAGAGAAGTTTCACATTGGATACTCCTCTTCCCAATCTACCCTCTACAATTACCTTACGCGAAAATATTTTAACTAAGAGTATGTTCAGCCGAATTTATTCTTCACATAGAATGCAATGTAATTTAGCATTCAGCGCAACAGATATTCGGTTTGATGCAATTTCAGAAACAGGTATAAATAAATTGCATAGTTGGTCAACGAATGAGATAACATTTTTCGGAAAGTTTCTTCTTTTTGAAAGATTTAAAAACAAGAATCACTCTTATTTCTTCTTTGATTATGGATTACAGACCGCTCTTATTTCAAAGCACGGAATAGATAACACCATAGGATGGCTGAAACTTGAAATGGACAAAATTACTCCGCGTCTTTTACCATGTAACTATATAAACAATCTCTCTCTTGGTCTATCAGCATTAATTGATTTTAAACGAATGCAAATTAATTCCTCTGGAAATTTCTGTAAATATTCTCAAGCCAAAGATGGTTTTATATATGGCAATGAGATGAATTTATCTTCAACAATATGCTATAAAGCATTCGTGAATAATTCAACTAAGATTCAATTGCATGAAGGATTCTATTTTGAACATGGTTGGCAGGATGAGTTCTATAAATATATATCGGGTATAAAAGTGATAAGCGCTCCCTGTGGTCTGGCTCAGGGAAGCGACTTGTTTCTTTCAAGCGGAATGAATTTTCAGTACAATCATATTTCATGCTTCGCTAAATATTACTATCCTCTGTGGCAAAAACATTTTTCGGAACATCAATTATTTAATCAATCAATTTTCTTAACAGGAATAGCATACACTTTTTAAAAACCTGATTTAAAACTTTGAAAGAAAAAATATATGGAGTTCGCATTACATTGTATAATATACATCGTACTTTGTACAATTATTTTTTTCTGCTCAAATGCACCGCATGGTAAATGCGAATGTGAATGTCATGAGAATGAGAAAATGATTTCTGCGGTTACAAGCACAGAAATATCTCAGTCCGAACAGTGTCTCCTGAAAGGGTCACTGCCGAAAACAATACAACAAATAAAAAACTAATCATACAAAAATAAATTTAAACACTAACCCTTAAAACCTAAACACTATGGCATCAACATCCGAAACAGGTCATTCAAAAAATGTAGCAAACTTTGAAGATTTAATTTCATTTTGCGCAGGGTATGGAGCAACTTACAATCCGACCAAAGCAGCAATTAAATTACCCGCGTTAAACACACTGCTAACAAGCGCGCGCAACAGTTTAATTGCAGTTAATACAGCAGTCTCCCCTTACAACATTGCAGTAAATGCAAGAGAAATCGCATTTGCCCCATTGAGCAAATTGGTTACAAGAATTATCAATTCGCTTGACGCAACTGATGCCACCAC
This genomic window contains:
- a CDS encoding T9SS type A sorting domain-containing protein, with the translated sequence MKTIIKTQLIPSAIIFCFALSMATVNAQGTWTQKANFGGTARHDAVGFSIGTKGYIGTGEDMDSLRSDFWEYDPSMDMWTQKADFGGGKRTSAVGFSIGNKGYIGTGMDMMMNNKKDFWEYDPSMNMWTQKANFGSTARSMAVGFSIGTKGYIGTGMDSTGNKRDFWEYDPSMDMWSQKPDFGGTARMCAVGFSIGANGYIGTGEDNDSLRSDFWQYNLSMNMWMQKANYCCVARGDAKGFSIGNFGYIGTGGCMDSLCSDFCEYDPSTNMWMKKGYFCGGKRANAVGFSIGNFGYIGAGSDTIAPYQDFWKYDPAGVGVNELSNPLNIFVFPNPSAGKFILDSEISKGEVFIYTISGEKILSQRIKNEKSEIDLSKQPDGIYFLNIKTEKESFTQKLIINK